The following are from one region of the Cystobacter ferrugineus genome:
- a CDS encoding myxosortase-dependent M36 family metallopeptidase: MTKLFSKWSGLALALASTGATARDLPNYEVLQDAPPSLRSTPSRSASAQRRKTPEARVAHRDAQHNLPTFVWATPNTSTALSSRTNLARMTPEQALHEQLGEYLSLYGHESLTEAGASITSVSRDTRGVSVVTIAQQQDGVEVFRQGLKVLLNANNEVVAISGNLTPHASTRTSAARASSLRYQLTAAEAISLAYRDLTGASLDGSLLTRMTVRAQDNNPYTHYQLAPYARPLEEGLRIPARARRVFYPLPTGLVPAYYLELNTGPAESTDSDYYAYVVSAADGRLLMRNNLMAHADFSYRVWAETTPPYIPLDGPAGGSVTPHPTGTPWTIDTPPFVAPSLVTLRNAPFSKNDPWLPDGATQTQGNNVDAYADLKSPDGFGTGDIRATVTAPGVFDRSIDFSLQPYANQEQIQAAITQLFYMNNWLHDWFYDVGFDEAAGNAQQDNFGRGGLAGDVLLAEAQDYSGRNNANMWTPADGESPVMQMYLFNGSEQYLEVLTPESLAGLYSAGYADFGPPGYDLSREVVLAASGDTTPPKTDACAALTNAAEVAGKIALFDRSSDCSVNQQMLNVQTAGAVGAIIVNATEQLFRYNITDPAITIPSMNVTLSMGKKFKGAIPGLTTRLYRNYRLDLDGTIDNGIVAHEWGHYISNRLIWNAAGLTNNQGRSMGEGWADVTALLMMTRAEDIHVPSNANWNGAYAAAEYATRAPGMSEDSTFFGIRRVTYSADMAKNALTFRHITDGEPLPTSAPITPFFNNAEYHNSGEIWATMLWDCYVALLRAYPFEEAQHRMKQYLVNGYKLTPARPTFLEARDAIIAAASAGDKEDGHRFWKAFARRGAGGGAVAPDRSSTTHAGVVESYDLIALDSLSLEAVSKTCDRDGILDNGETGLLRIKLRNVGPDQTEHTQLIVTANSPNVTLGNDGQVQVPLLQEAEETEITLPVSLQGAAKYQPVGFTVVTHQDGQTHPDNVKGSLRVLVNYDEQPASSATEIAESGFGPWTVENDGNLADMDWSVITHPTPSNHVFFGENTDAPNDMRLITPPLSVSATEPLVLEFKQAWDFEWYPAGVIDDEAIYFDGAVIELSEDEGQTWKDVGESLYNGTLFHADDNLNPLDGRKAFVGRSTGFPALISSTLDLGTAYAGKTVRLRFRVGSDLNTGANGWLLDDLKFNGITHTPFTTIQEEEGVCVKPPPPVITAGEDVSVEERTSLTLHGSATDEDDSPLTYAWTQESGPPVTLTGADTLTPSFATPEVTAHTELVFTLSVSNGSHTVTDTVTVTVTNVNRAPTAHAGEAISVEAGVQTQLDGSLSSDPDGDALTYTWTQVEGTPPVTLTGANTATPSFSTSAVRAQTTLRFSLVVKDGSLSSEPAFVSVTITPKTGNEPPRCGCSTGAEAPLGLLGLGLLALARRRRSN; encoded by the coding sequence GTGACAAAGTTGTTTTCCAAGTGGTCGGGTCTGGCGTTGGCACTCGCGAGCACGGGAGCCACGGCGCGGGATCTGCCGAACTACGAAGTGCTGCAAGACGCCCCCCCCTCGCTGCGGTCCACCCCCTCTCGGAGCGCGAGCGCTCAGCGGAGGAAGACACCGGAAGCACGCGTCGCCCACCGGGACGCGCAGCACAACCTGCCCACCTTCGTCTGGGCAACCCCCAACACGTCCACGGCCCTGTCGTCTCGCACGAACCTGGCGCGGATGACGCCCGAGCAGGCTCTCCACGAGCAGCTCGGGGAGTACCTGTCCCTGTACGGCCACGAGTCGCTCACCGAGGCGGGCGCGAGCATCACCTCCGTCAGCCGTGACACGCGTGGCGTGTCGGTCGTCACCATCGCCCAGCAGCAGGACGGCGTGGAGGTGTTCCGCCAGGGGCTCAAGGTCCTGCTCAACGCGAACAACGAGGTGGTGGCGATCAGCGGCAACCTGACCCCGCACGCCTCCACCCGCACGTCCGCCGCCCGGGCCTCGAGCCTGCGCTACCAGTTGACGGCCGCCGAGGCCATCTCCCTGGCCTACCGGGACCTGACCGGCGCCTCACTGGATGGCAGTCTGCTCACGCGGATGACTGTCCGCGCACAGGACAACAACCCGTACACCCATTACCAGCTCGCCCCCTACGCGCGTCCGCTGGAAGAGGGCCTGCGCATCCCCGCGCGCGCCCGACGCGTGTTCTACCCCCTGCCCACCGGGCTGGTGCCCGCCTACTACCTGGAACTCAACACGGGCCCGGCCGAGAGCACCGATTCGGACTACTACGCCTACGTCGTGTCCGCGGCCGATGGCCGGCTGCTCATGCGCAACAACCTCATGGCGCACGCGGACTTCTCCTACCGCGTCTGGGCCGAGACCACGCCGCCCTATATCCCGCTGGATGGGCCCGCGGGTGGCAGCGTCACGCCGCACCCCACGGGCACCCCCTGGACCATCGACACGCCACCGTTCGTGGCCCCCTCGCTCGTCACCCTGCGCAACGCGCCCTTCAGCAAGAACGATCCCTGGCTGCCCGACGGCGCCACGCAGACCCAGGGCAACAACGTGGACGCGTACGCGGACCTCAAGTCGCCGGATGGCTTCGGCACGGGGGACATCCGCGCCACGGTGACGGCCCCGGGCGTGTTCGACCGGAGCATCGACTTCAGCCTCCAGCCCTATGCCAACCAGGAGCAGATCCAGGCGGCCATCACGCAGCTGTTCTACATGAACAACTGGCTGCACGACTGGTTCTACGACGTGGGCTTCGACGAGGCCGCGGGCAACGCCCAGCAGGACAACTTCGGCCGCGGCGGCCTGGCCGGTGACGTCCTCCTCGCCGAGGCGCAGGACTACAGCGGCCGAAACAACGCGAACATGTGGACGCCGGCGGACGGCGAGTCCCCCGTCATGCAGATGTACCTCTTCAACGGCTCCGAACAGTACCTGGAGGTGCTCACGCCCGAGAGCCTCGCGGGCCTGTACTCCGCGGGGTACGCCGACTTCGGCCCACCGGGCTACGACCTGAGCCGCGAGGTGGTGCTCGCGGCCAGTGGCGACACCACCCCGCCGAAGACGGACGCGTGCGCCGCGCTGACCAACGCCGCGGAGGTGGCCGGCAAGATCGCCCTCTTCGACCGCAGCAGCGACTGCTCCGTCAACCAGCAGATGCTCAACGTGCAGACGGCTGGCGCCGTGGGCGCCATCATCGTGAACGCCACGGAGCAGCTCTTCCGCTACAACATCACCGATCCGGCGATCACCATCCCCTCCATGAACGTCACGCTCTCCATGGGCAAGAAGTTCAAGGGCGCGATTCCCGGGCTCACGACGCGGCTCTACCGCAATTACCGCCTCGACCTGGACGGAACGATCGACAACGGCATCGTGGCGCACGAGTGGGGCCACTACATCAGCAACCGCCTCATCTGGAACGCGGCCGGCCTGACCAACAACCAGGGCCGCTCCATGGGCGAGGGCTGGGCGGACGTCACCGCCCTGTTGATGATGACGCGCGCGGAGGACATCCACGTCCCGTCCAACGCCAACTGGAACGGAGCCTACGCCGCGGCCGAATACGCCACGCGAGCCCCCGGCATGTCCGAGGACAGCACCTTCTTCGGCATCCGGCGCGTGACCTACTCGGCGGACATGGCCAAGAACGCGCTCACCTTCCGGCACATCACCGACGGAGAGCCGCTGCCCACCTCGGCGCCCATCACGCCCTTCTTCAACAACGCGGAGTACCACAACTCGGGTGAGATCTGGGCCACCATGCTGTGGGACTGCTACGTGGCGCTGCTGCGCGCCTACCCCTTCGAGGAGGCCCAGCACCGCATGAAGCAGTACCTGGTCAACGGCTACAAGCTCACGCCCGCGAGGCCTACCTTCCTGGAGGCGCGTGACGCGATCATCGCGGCGGCCTCCGCCGGAGACAAGGAAGACGGACACCGCTTCTGGAAGGCCTTCGCCCGGCGTGGCGCGGGTGGCGGGGCGGTGGCGCCAGACCGCTCCTCCACCACCCACGCCGGAGTCGTGGAGAGCTACGATCTGATCGCGCTCGACTCGCTCTCCCTGGAGGCCGTGTCCAAGACGTGTGACCGGGACGGCATCCTCGACAATGGTGAGACGGGCCTGCTGCGCATCAAGCTGCGCAACGTGGGTCCGGACCAGACCGAGCACACCCAGCTCATCGTGACCGCGAACAGCCCCAACGTGACGCTGGGCAATGACGGCCAGGTGCAGGTGCCGCTCCTCCAGGAGGCGGAGGAGACGGAGATCACCCTCCCGGTGTCACTCCAGGGCGCGGCGAAGTACCAGCCGGTGGGCTTCACCGTCGTCACGCACCAGGACGGCCAGACCCATCCGGACAACGTCAAGGGCAGCCTGCGCGTGTTGGTCAACTACGACGAGCAGCCCGCCTCCTCGGCCACCGAGATCGCGGAGTCCGGATTCGGGCCCTGGACCGTGGAGAATGACGGCAACCTGGCCGACATGGACTGGAGCGTCATCACGCACCCCACGCCCTCCAACCATGTCTTCTTCGGGGAGAACACGGACGCGCCGAATGACATGCGTCTCATCACCCCGCCCCTCTCGGTGAGCGCCACCGAGCCCCTCGTCCTCGAGTTCAAGCAGGCCTGGGACTTCGAGTGGTACCCCGCTGGCGTCATCGATGACGAGGCCATCTACTTCGACGGCGCCGTCATCGAGCTGAGCGAGGATGAGGGACAGACGTGGAAGGACGTGGGCGAGTCCCTCTACAACGGCACGCTCTTCCACGCCGACGACAACCTCAACCCGCTCGATGGCCGCAAGGCCTTCGTGGGCCGCAGCACGGGCTTCCCCGCCCTCATCTCCTCCACGCTGGACCTCGGGACAGCCTACGCGGGCAAGACGGTGCGGCTGCGCTTCCGCGTCGGCTCGGACCTGAACACCGGAGCGAACGGCTGGCTCTTGGATGACCTGAAGTTCAACGGCATCACCCACACGCCCTTCACCACCATTCAGGAGGAGGAGGGGGTGTGCGTGAAGCCTCCGCCTCCCGTCATCACCGCCGGCGAGGACGTGTCGGTGGAAGAGCGCACGAGCCTGACGCTGCACGGCAGCGCCACGGACGAGGACGACAGCCCCCTCACCTATGCGTGGACGCAGGAGTCCGGCCCCCCGGTGACGCTCACGGGCGCGGATACGCTCACGCCCTCCTTCGCCACCCCCGAGGTGACCGCCCACACCGAGCTGGTGTTCACGCTGTCCGTCTCCAACGGCAGCCACACGGTCACCGACACGGTGACGGTGACGGTGACGAACGTGAACCGCGCGCCCACCGCCCACGCCGGTGAGGCCATCTCCGTCGAGGCCGGCGTCCAGACGCAGCTCGACGGCAGCCTCAGCTCGGACCCCGACGGGGACGCGCTGACCTACACCTGGACCCAGGTGGAGGGTACGCCGCCGGTGACCCTCACGGGCGCGAACACCGCCACCCCGTCCTTCTCCACGTCGGCGGTCAGAGCCCAGACGACGCTGCGCTTCAGCCTGGTGGTCAAGGATGGCTCGCTCAGCAGTGAGCCCGCCTTCGTCTCCGTCACCATCACGCCCAAGACGGGCAACGAGCCGCCGCGCTGTGGCTGCTCCACCGGCGCCGAGGCCCCCCTGGGCCTCCTCGGCCTGGGGCTGCTCGCCCTGGCGCGCCGCCGCCGGTCGAACTGA
- a CDS encoding myxosortase-dependent M36 family metallopeptidase, with protein sequence MTGLVFKWSSLALALASTGATARDLPNYEVLQEAPPSPNANKQPRPEATDARVAHRDAQRDLPTFVWVNPNTSTAPSPRARLARMTPEQAAREQLGHYVSLYGHESLTEAGADVTSISRDSRGVSVVTFAQQVDGVEVFRQGLKVLLDTNNEVVALSGNLSPHVSANTSAARASSLRHQLTATQAISLAYRDLTGASLDDSLLTRMTVRADDDDPYTHYQLAPYARPLAEGLRIPARARRVFFPLPTGLVPAYYLELNTGPAESTGSDYYAYVVSAADGRLLMRNNLTAHADFSYRVWAETTPPYIPLDGPAGGVVTPHPTGTPRTVSAPPYVAPSLVTLRNAPFSRDDPWLPDGATQTQGNNVDAYADLVEPDGFSDGDHRASTTGPGVFDRSIDFSLQPHANAEQLQAATTQLFYMNNWLHDWFYDVGFDEAAGNAQHDNFGRGGLGGDPIHAEAQDYDGRNNANMTTPADGASPHMQMYIFDGPEETLDDQYLEVTAPASVVGKYAVGNANFGPQSFDLSGQVVLAASGDSTTTACEALTNAAAVSGKIAFIDRGGCTFVRKIRNAQSAGAVGVIIANNASGAFGAMDIAPDITIPSLYITQADGNELRATLPDLTTKLHRVLVPDLDGTLDNSIVAHEWGHYLSNRLIWNASGLTNNQGKSMGEGWADFTALLMMTRAEDIHVPSNAHWNGAYAVAGYATRGGMSEDSTFFGIRRVAYSADMAKNALTFRHIANGEPLPPSASTTPFSTNAEVHNSGEIWATLLWDCYVSLLRAYPFQEAQQRMKQYLVNGYKLTPATPTFLEARDALIAAASAASSEDGRRFWEAFARRGAGVGAVAPDRTSRDHAGVVESYDVTADVTVVSLSVEAVSKTCDRDNILDDGETGLLRIKLRNLDAIRTEQTVVTVTSSSPGVTLGHGGQVQVPALDRWEETEVTLPVSLQGATGRQQLSFTVTTRREDPSRPGHRELTWRVWANYDEQPASTTTEDVESSNPPWTATHDDHLDNVNWATTEDPTATGNHVFHARDVNGPSDMRLTSPPLQVSATEPLVLEFKQAWDFEVGAGLNYDGAVIELSEDEGQTWKDVGEALYNGTLASYEDNLNPLDGRGAFVGQSTNFPALRSSTLDLGTTYAGKTVRLRFRVGSNQNTGANGWLLDDLEFSGLTHTPFTSIKEEEHVCVPPLVITAGEDVTVEERTSLTLHGSATDADHSPLTSTWKQLSGPEVTLTGADTLTPSFFAPEVSAHTDLVFELSVSNGSDTATDTVMVTVTDVNLAPTDPNPEPPRCGCSTSAEAPLGLMGLALLALTRRRRSN encoded by the coding sequence GTGACAGGGTTGGTTTTCAAGTGGTCGAGTCTGGCACTGGCACTCGCGAGCACGGGTGCCACGGCGCGAGACCTGCCGAACTACGAAGTGCTGCAGGAGGCCCCTCCCTCACCGAACGCGAACAAACAACCGCGGCCGGAGGCAACGGACGCACGCGTCGCCCACCGGGACGCGCAGCGCGACCTGCCCACCTTCGTCTGGGTGAACCCCAACACGTCCACGGCCCCGTCGCCGCGCGCGCGGCTGGCGCGCATGACGCCCGAGCAGGCCGCGCGCGAGCAGCTCGGTCACTACGTGTCCCTGTACGGCCACGAGTCGCTCACCGAGGCGGGTGCGGACGTCACCTCCATCAGCCGTGACTCGCGCGGCGTGTCGGTCGTCACCTTCGCCCAGCAGGTGGACGGCGTGGAGGTGTTCCGCCAGGGCCTCAAGGTCCTCCTCGACACGAACAACGAGGTGGTGGCGCTCAGTGGCAACTTGTCCCCCCACGTCTCCGCGAACACGTCCGCCGCCCGGGCCTCGAGCCTGCGCCATCAGTTGACGGCTACCCAGGCCATCTCCCTGGCCTACCGCGACCTGACCGGAGCCTCGTTGGATGACAGCCTGCTCACGCGGATGACTGTCCGCGCGGATGACGACGACCCGTACACCCACTACCAGCTCGCCCCCTACGCGCGTCCGCTGGCCGAGGGCCTGCGCATCCCCGCGCGCGCCCGACGCGTGTTCTTCCCCCTGCCCACCGGGCTGGTGCCCGCCTACTACCTGGAGCTCAACACGGGCCCGGCCGAGAGCACCGGGTCGGACTACTACGCCTACGTCGTGTCCGCGGCCGATGGCCGGCTGCTCATGCGCAACAACCTCACGGCGCACGCGGACTTCAGCTACCGCGTCTGGGCCGAGACCACGCCGCCCTATATCCCGCTGGATGGCCCCGCCGGTGGGGTCGTCACGCCGCATCCCACGGGCACCCCCAGGACCGTCAGCGCGCCACCGTACGTGGCCCCCTCGCTCGTCACCCTGCGCAACGCGCCCTTCAGCCGCGACGATCCCTGGCTGCCCGACGGCGCCACGCAGACCCAGGGCAACAACGTGGACGCCTACGCGGACCTCGTCGAGCCGGACGGCTTCAGCGACGGTGACCACCGCGCCTCGACAACGGGCCCGGGCGTGTTCGACCGGAGCATCGACTTCAGCCTCCAGCCCCATGCCAACGCGGAGCAGCTCCAGGCGGCCACCACGCAACTGTTCTACATGAACAACTGGCTGCACGACTGGTTCTACGACGTGGGCTTCGACGAGGCCGCGGGCAACGCGCAGCACGACAACTTCGGCCGCGGCGGCCTGGGCGGTGACCCCATCCACGCCGAGGCGCAGGACTACGACGGCCGCAACAACGCGAACATGACGACGCCGGCGGACGGTGCGTCCCCGCACATGCAGATGTACATCTTCGACGGCCCCGAGGAGACGTTGGATGACCAGTACCTGGAGGTGACCGCGCCCGCGAGCGTCGTGGGCAAGTACGCGGTGGGCAACGCCAACTTCGGCCCGCAGTCGTTCGACCTGAGCGGTCAGGTCGTGCTCGCGGCCAGCGGCGACTCGACCACCACGGCTTGCGAAGCGCTGACCAACGCCGCGGCGGTGTCCGGGAAGATCGCCTTCATCGATCGCGGCGGTTGCACCTTCGTGCGGAAGATCCGCAACGCGCAGAGTGCCGGAGCCGTGGGCGTCATCATCGCGAACAACGCGTCCGGCGCCTTCGGAGCCATGGATATCGCTCCGGACATCACCATCCCCTCGCTGTACATCACGCAGGCGGATGGCAACGAGCTCCGGGCCACGCTCCCCGATCTCACCACGAAGCTCCACCGCGTCCTGGTCCCCGACCTGGATGGCACGCTCGACAACAGCATCGTGGCGCACGAGTGGGGCCACTACCTCAGCAACCGCCTCATCTGGAACGCGTCCGGCCTGACCAACAACCAGGGCAAGTCCATGGGCGAGGGCTGGGCGGACTTCACCGCCCTGCTGATGATGACGCGCGCCGAGGACATCCACGTCCCGTCCAACGCCCACTGGAACGGGGCCTACGCCGTGGCCGGGTACGCCACGCGCGGCGGCATGTCCGAGGACAGCACCTTCTTCGGCATCCGGCGCGTGGCCTACTCGGCGGACATGGCCAAGAACGCGCTCACCTTCCGGCATATCGCCAACGGAGAGCCGCTGCCCCCCTCGGCATCCACCACGCCCTTCTCCACCAACGCGGAGGTCCACAATTCGGGTGAGATCTGGGCCACCCTGCTGTGGGACTGCTACGTGTCGCTGCTGCGCGCCTATCCCTTCCAGGAGGCCCAACAGCGCATGAAGCAGTACCTGGTCAACGGCTACAAGCTCACGCCCGCCACGCCCACCTTCCTGGAGGCACGAGACGCGCTCATCGCGGCGGCCTCCGCCGCCTCTTCCGAGGATGGACGCCGCTTCTGGGAGGCCTTCGCCCGGCGTGGCGCGGGCGTGGGCGCGGTGGCGCCGGACCGCACCTCCCGAGACCATGCCGGCGTCGTGGAGAGCTACGACGTGACGGCGGACGTGACGGTCGTCTCCCTCTCCGTGGAAGCCGTGTCCAAGACGTGTGACCGGGACAACATCCTCGACGACGGCGAGACGGGCCTGCTGCGCATCAAGCTGCGCAACCTGGATGCCATCCGCACCGAGCAGACCGTCGTCACCGTCACCTCCTCCAGCCCGGGCGTGACGCTGGGCCATGGCGGCCAGGTGCAGGTGCCAGCCCTGGACAGGTGGGAGGAGACGGAGGTCACCCTCCCCGTGTCGCTCCAGGGCGCGACGGGGCGCCAACAACTGAGCTTCACCGTCACCACGCGCCGGGAAGACCCGTCCCGTCCGGGCCACCGCGAGCTCACCTGGCGCGTGTGGGCCAACTACGACGAGCAGCCCGCCTCCACGACCACCGAGGACGTGGAGTCGAGCAACCCGCCATGGACCGCCACGCATGACGACCACCTCGACAACGTGAACTGGGCCACCACGGAGGACCCCACGGCCACCGGCAACCACGTCTTCCACGCGAGGGACGTGAACGGGCCGAGCGACATGCGCCTCACCTCCCCGCCCCTCCAGGTGAGCGCCACCGAGCCCCTCGTCCTCGAGTTCAAGCAGGCCTGGGACTTCGAAGTGGGCGCCGGCCTGAACTACGACGGCGCCGTCATCGAGCTGAGCGAGGATGAGGGACAGACGTGGAAGGACGTGGGCGAAGCCCTCTACAACGGCACGCTCGCCAGCTACGAGGACAACCTCAACCCGCTCGATGGCCGCGGGGCCTTCGTGGGCCAGAGCACGAACTTCCCCGCCCTCCGCTCCTCCACGTTGGACCTCGGAACCACCTATGCGGGCAAGACGGTGCGGCTGCGCTTCCGCGTCGGCTCGAACCAGAACACCGGGGCCAACGGCTGGCTGTTGGATGACCTGGAATTCAGCGGCCTCACCCACACGCCCTTCACCTCCATCAAGGAGGAGGAGCACGTGTGCGTGCCGCCTCTCGTCATCACCGCCGGAGAAGACGTGACGGTGGAGGAGCGCACGAGCCTGACGCTGCACGGCAGCGCCACGGACGCGGACCACAGCCCCCTCACCTCCACGTGGAAGCAACTGTCCGGCCCGGAGGTGACGCTCACGGGGGCCGACACGCTCACGCCCTCCTTCTTCGCTCCCGAGGTGAGCGCCCACACCGACCTGGTGTTCGAGCTGTCCGTCTCCAACGGCAGCGACACGGCCACTGACACCGTGATGGTGACCGTGACGGACGTGAACCTCGCACCCACCGACCCGAACCCGGAACCGCCGCGCTGTGGCTGCTCCACCAGCGCCGAGGCCCCCCTGGGCCTCATGGGCCTGGCACTGCTCGCCCTGACGCGCCGCCGCCGGTCGAACTGA
- a CDS encoding DUF4956 domain-containing protein, with translation MEPFLTDFTQDVASSITLKDAGMMVPRLVAAVLLGTVLSLRPWRLLTGRALPKSDMVQAQILLCTAAAVITAVIGNSMAKAFGLVGLGGFVRFRSGLKDPRDAAILFLVIGLGMACGHGSLGLAGVGTVFVGALLWVLESFEKKEAEGPKQRLLVSAQADDLVRAEEFLRKTLHGRNVLVRGCALDFDGRRLELEVEEKEPGALAATLSGAAGGPVRGLRWMELPARKGGQEERA, from the coding sequence ATGGAGCCGTTCCTCACGGATTTCACCCAGGACGTGGCGTCCAGCATCACCCTGAAGGACGCGGGCATGATGGTGCCGCGCCTGGTGGCGGCGGTGCTCCTGGGCACGGTGTTGTCCCTACGGCCGTGGAGACTCCTCACCGGCCGCGCCCTGCCCAAGTCGGACATGGTGCAGGCGCAGATCCTCCTGTGCACGGCGGCGGCCGTCATCACCGCCGTCATCGGCAACAGCATGGCCAAGGCCTTCGGACTGGTGGGCCTGGGCGGCTTCGTGCGCTTCCGCTCGGGGCTGAAGGATCCGCGCGATGCCGCCATCCTCTTCCTGGTGATTGGCCTGGGCATGGCCTGCGGCCACGGCAGCCTGGGTCTCGCCGGGGTGGGCACCGTGTTCGTCGGCGCACTGCTGTGGGTGCTGGAGTCCTTCGAGAAGAAGGAGGCCGAAGGCCCCAAGCAGCGGCTGCTCGTGTCGGCGCAGGCGGACGACCTGGTGCGCGCCGAGGAGTTCCTGCGCAAGACGTTGCACGGGCGCAACGTGCTGGTGCGTGGCTGCGCCCTGGACTTCGACGGGCGCCGGTTGGAACTGGAAGTCGAGGAGAAGGAGCCGGGAGCGCTCGCGGCCACGCTGAGTGGCGCCGCGGGCGGCCCCGTTCGTGGACTCAGATGGATGGAGCTGCCCGCCCGCAAGGGCGGCCAGGAGGAGCGGGCATGA
- the tmk gene encoding dTMP kinase — protein MFIDFEGIDGSGKTTLSNLLAARLSRLGYKVAHAREGGELRSPVARRIRELTRDASLLEMSPRTEFFLNLARDAQQLEEVIAPALARGEVCISDRYLYSQLALTGGGRGLPLESLRAPCELASQGLWPDLVILVDVEPDLARLRKRLGKSKGERALDNDSRKGLAGAGLAVRMREAFREMARQEPSRWLVIENNDLPLHVLEQRLVDAVVARLEGREIATSRPAPAPESPAPAPVPRSLDEVEEHFFRVMDGLEVREPQLAVWLLGGLPGFSAHQRRLGFVERFPGLTVRSLNGLDDEPAWALRELLAEVVPRDVAASIGTNPSPQARTLRERLYEQAPAEVLSGLKRDDSPAAWSLRERALGEGHLADVLCGLAGLDDETAWGVRELGVKRGLYGDVARSLSGLASARADALREELLAHQRLAVLRSTTGLDTPFARELREVLQDKARKVVLRSLTGLDTPEAWALREKGAPLTKEALDSVDGMDDARAWQLREAYVKRWPATVLSSLQGLPLTERTEALILQALELTGARLPVLHKAYALVAAAHTAPLPQERATARAHDGDHTQPTL, from the coding sequence GTGTTCATCGACTTCGAAGGCATCGACGGCAGTGGCAAGACGACCTTGTCCAACCTCCTCGCGGCGAGGCTCAGCCGCCTGGGCTACAAGGTGGCGCACGCGCGCGAGGGCGGTGAGCTGCGCTCGCCCGTGGCCCGCCGCATCCGGGAGCTCACGCGCGACGCCTCCCTGCTGGAGATGTCACCACGCACCGAGTTCTTCCTCAACCTCGCCCGCGACGCGCAGCAGCTCGAGGAGGTCATCGCCCCGGCGCTCGCGCGCGGCGAGGTGTGCATCAGCGACCGCTACCTCTACTCGCAGCTCGCCCTCACCGGCGGCGGACGCGGCCTGCCGCTCGAGTCGCTCCGGGCCCCGTGCGAGCTGGCCTCGCAGGGCCTGTGGCCGGACCTCGTCATCCTCGTGGACGTGGAGCCGGACCTGGCGCGGCTGCGCAAGCGCCTGGGCAAGAGCAAGGGAGAGCGCGCCCTGGACAACGACAGCCGCAAGGGCCTGGCCGGCGCGGGCCTCGCCGTGCGCATGCGCGAGGCCTTCCGGGAGATGGCGCGCCAGGAGCCCTCGCGCTGGCTCGTCATCGAGAACAACGATCTGCCCCTGCACGTGCTGGAACAGCGCCTGGTGGACGCGGTGGTGGCGCGGCTGGAAGGCCGGGAGATAGCGACCTCCCGCCCGGCGCCGGCCCCCGAGAGTCCCGCGCCCGCGCCGGTGCCCCGCTCGCTCGACGAGGTGGAGGAGCACTTCTTCCGGGTGATGGATGGGCTGGAGGTGCGCGAGCCGCAGCTCGCGGTGTGGCTGCTGGGAGGCCTGCCCGGCTTCAGCGCGCACCAGCGGCGCCTGGGTTTCGTGGAGCGCTTCCCGGGCCTCACGGTGCGCAGCCTCAACGGCCTGGACGACGAGCCGGCGTGGGCGCTGCGCGAGCTGCTGGCGGAGGTGGTGCCGCGCGATGTGGCCGCGAGCATCGGCACCAACCCCTCGCCCCAGGCCCGGACACTGCGCGAGCGCCTCTATGAGCAGGCGCCCGCGGAAGTGCTCTCCGGCCTCAAGCGCGACGACTCGCCCGCGGCCTGGTCCCTGCGCGAGCGCGCCCTGGGCGAGGGCCACCTGGCGGACGTGCTGTGCGGCCTGGCCGGGCTGGACGACGAGACGGCCTGGGGCGTGCGGGAGCTGGGGGTGAAGCGGGGGTTGTACGGGGACGTGGCGCGCAGCCTCTCGGGGCTCGCCTCGGCCCGGGCGGACGCCCTGCGCGAGGAGCTGCTCGCCCATCAGCGACTGGCGGTGCTGCGCAGCACCACGGGCCTGGACACGCCCTTCGCGCGCGAGCTGCGCGAGGTGCTCCAGGACAAGGCCCGCAAGGTCGTGCTGCGCTCGCTCACCGGGCTCGACACGCCCGAGGCGTGGGCCCTGCGTGAGAAGGGGGCGCCCCTCACCAAGGAGGCCCTGGACTCGGTGGACGGAATGGATGACGCGCGCGCCTGGCAGTTGCGCGAGGCGTACGTGAAGCGCTGGCCGGCCACGGTGCTCTCCTCGCTGCAGGGCCTGCCCCTGACGGAGCGCACCGAGGCCCTCATCCTCCAGGCCCTGGAGTTGACCGGAGCCCGGCTGCCGGTGCTGCACAAGGCCTATGCCCTCGTCGCCGCCGCCCACACGGCCCCCCTGCCGCAGGAGCGCGCGACAGCCCGCGCGCACGACGGCGACCACACGCAGCCCACGCTCTAG